One genomic segment of Arthrobacter sp. JZ12 includes these proteins:
- a CDS encoding S8 family serine peptidase, with the protein MIVSTVQIRGRASGPVSAVVVLALALAAVLTGTAGPAQAHGGELRDREYWLEDYGITRAWETSKGKGVTVAVIDSGVDGSHPDLEGAVTGGTDASGAGAGDGQRGIGEVPEHGTLVASLIAGRGHEPEEPEPSASASASASASAKPSPSASPSGSAKAEEEAEVEKESAVRSAGRGADGVVGVAPEAELLAVSVWIGGEASGPNPAGVSIDDQIPNAVRWAVDNGASVINMSLGSTSPTWPESWDEAFLYAEQNDVVMVAAAGNRAGGSVQVGAPATMPGVLAVGGLDAAGEASRESSSEGISIGVAAPAENLVGALPGGLYASKWSGTSGAAPLVAGVAALIRSKYPDLTAPQVINRIILTARDAGIPGKDTIYGHGILDAEAAVNADLVVPAERLLGAGGVVSMAQYIETYRRGQAPPPPPAAPTAPERPLPDIPEPTVPEAQERTSSSSSLPAAIVIGFGILILFILVAGTWQVVRAYRSGKAGMPASEPEEPLSEQGQSTPSR; encoded by the coding sequence GTGATTGTCTCCACCGTGCAGATCAGGGGCCGGGCTTCTGGGCCCGTTTCCGCCGTCGTCGTCCTTGCACTGGCCCTTGCGGCAGTACTCACCGGAACCGCCGGCCCGGCCCAGGCGCACGGAGGCGAGCTGCGGGACCGCGAGTACTGGCTTGAGGATTACGGAATCACCCGGGCCTGGGAAACCAGTAAGGGAAAGGGCGTCACGGTCGCGGTCATCGACAGCGGTGTTGACGGCAGCCACCCCGACCTGGAGGGAGCAGTCACAGGCGGAACCGACGCATCAGGTGCAGGCGCAGGAGACGGACAGCGCGGAATCGGAGAAGTGCCCGAGCACGGCACGCTCGTCGCGAGCCTGATAGCCGGTCGTGGCCACGAGCCGGAGGAGCCCGAACCTTCCGCCTCCGCCTCCGCCTCCGCGTCAGCGTCAGCGAAACCCTCGCCGTCCGCGTCGCCCTCGGGCTCCGCGAAAGCTGAAGAGGAGGCCGAGGTCGAGAAGGAATCCGCCGTCCGGTCCGCCGGACGTGGCGCGGACGGGGTTGTCGGCGTCGCGCCTGAAGCGGAGCTGCTCGCCGTGTCGGTGTGGATCGGCGGCGAGGCGAGCGGACCGAATCCGGCAGGCGTCAGCATTGACGACCAGATTCCCAACGCCGTCCGCTGGGCAGTCGACAACGGCGCCTCCGTGATCAACATGTCGCTCGGAAGTACGTCGCCCACCTGGCCCGAAAGCTGGGACGAGGCTTTCCTCTATGCGGAACAGAACGACGTCGTCATGGTCGCCGCGGCAGGCAACCGCGCCGGCGGTTCGGTGCAGGTGGGCGCCCCCGCCACCATGCCGGGTGTCCTCGCCGTGGGCGGGCTCGACGCCGCGGGCGAGGCGAGCCGTGAGTCTTCCTCCGAAGGCATCAGTATCGGTGTTGCCGCGCCCGCGGAGAACCTTGTGGGAGCGCTGCCCGGCGGACTGTACGCAAGCAAGTGGTCCGGAACTTCGGGAGCGGCGCCGCTGGTTGCGGGCGTGGCTGCCCTCATCCGGTCCAAGTATCCGGACCTGACCGCGCCGCAGGTGATCAACCGCATCATCCTGACTGCCCGCGATGCCGGCATCCCGGGCAAGGACACGATCTACGGCCACGGCATCCTCGATGCCGAGGCAGCTGTCAACGCCGACCTGGTGGTCCCGGCGGAGCGTCTGCTCGGCGCCGGGGGAGTGGTCAGCATGGCCCAATACATCGAGACGTACCGGCGAGGCCAGGCGCCTCCGCCGCCTCCGGCTGCTCCGACCGCTCCGGAACGGCCGCTTCCTGACATCCCCGAGCCCACTGTGCCGGAGGCGCAGGAGCGAACATCGTCGTCGTCCTCGCTGCCGGCCGCGATCGTGATCGGATTCGGCATCCTGATCCTGTTCATCCTGGTCGCAGGCACTTGGCAGGTGGTGCGTGCATACCGGTCCGGAAAGGCCGGAATGCCCGCCTCGGAGCCGGAAGAGCCGCTTTCGGAGCAGGGCCAGTCCACGCCCAGCAGGTGA
- a CDS encoding DUF501 domain-containing protein has protein sequence MTEENPLAPTPADLETLSRQLGRPVRDVVEIGARCVCGNPLVATTAPRLSNGIPFPTTFYLTHPVITSAVSRLEAAGMMAEMTERLERDQDLAARYMQAHEAYLKVRAEIGERSGIGPVPEIDGVSAGGMPSRVKCLHVLVGHSLAAGRGVNPLGDEALDAIAEWWTPDECRCAGAWDTSGDAPDRDLSRHVKTQGLSPEELEKKRAERRAGEGKA, from the coding sequence GTGACGGAAGAGAATCCGCTTGCACCCACACCGGCTGATCTGGAGACCCTCAGCAGGCAGCTGGGCCGGCCGGTCCGCGACGTGGTGGAAATCGGTGCGCGCTGCGTCTGCGGCAACCCGCTCGTGGCGACCACTGCTCCGCGGCTGAGCAACGGCATTCCCTTTCCCACGACGTTCTACCTGACACACCCGGTGATCACATCCGCGGTATCCCGCCTGGAAGCCGCCGGCATGATGGCCGAGATGACTGAGCGGCTGGAACGGGACCAGGACCTTGCAGCCCGCTATATGCAGGCCCACGAAGCGTACTTGAAGGTCCGAGCGGAGATCGGTGAACGCAGCGGGATTGGACCGGTACCGGAAATCGACGGCGTCTCGGCAGGCGGAATGCCCTCCCGGGTGAAGTGCCTGCACGTGCTGGTGGGCCATTCGCTGGCCGCCGGACGGGGAGTGAACCCGCTCGGCGACGAAGCGCTCGATGCCATCGCCGAATGGTGGACGCCCGACGAATGCCGGTGTGCCGGTGCCTGGGACACGTCCGGAGATGCTCCCGACCGGGACCTCAGCCGCCACGTCAAGACCCAGGGCCTCAGCCCGGAGGAACTCGAGAAGAAGCGCGCCGAACGCCGTGCGGGCGAAGGGAAGGCCTGA
- a CDS encoding Ppx/GppA phosphatase family protein, translated as MRTAAIDCGTNSIRLLIADVDGGAGLTDVVRLMRVVRLGEGVDATGELGEQALKRTFDAVDEYAGLIREHDAEKVRFVATSATRDASNRDIFVSGVRERLGVEPEVVSGDEEAGLSFSGAASVLPSDADDSVLVVDLGGGSTEFVVGSGNRVTAARSMDMGCVRFTERFLRSDPPTEAEVAEAVEEINRMIDQAHEVVDLASVTRVIGVAGSITTVTAHALELPEYQPERIHGADLDIAQIDDAATSLLNLTRAERAALPYMHPGRVDVIGAGALIWRTILRRLVDATEGRVRTAIASEHDILDGIALSAAS; from the coding sequence ATGCGCACTGCAGCAATTGATTGCGGAACTAATTCCATCCGACTGCTCATTGCCGACGTCGACGGCGGTGCCGGCCTGACGGACGTGGTCCGGCTCATGCGCGTGGTGCGTCTGGGGGAGGGGGTTGACGCCACCGGCGAGCTCGGCGAGCAGGCGCTGAAGCGGACCTTCGACGCCGTCGACGAATATGCCGGGCTCATCCGGGAACACGACGCCGAGAAGGTGCGGTTCGTAGCCACCTCGGCTACCCGTGATGCCAGTAACCGCGACATCTTCGTCAGCGGGGTGCGCGAGCGGCTGGGGGTGGAGCCCGAGGTCGTGAGCGGAGACGAAGAGGCAGGACTCTCGTTCTCCGGTGCTGCCAGCGTGCTGCCTTCCGACGCCGATGACTCCGTGCTGGTGGTCGACCTCGGCGGCGGAAGCACCGAATTCGTGGTGGGCTCCGGGAACAGGGTCACGGCCGCCCGAAGCATGGACATGGGCTGTGTCCGCTTCACCGAGAGGTTCCTGCGGTCCGATCCTCCCACCGAGGCGGAGGTTGCGGAGGCAGTGGAGGAGATCAACCGCATGATCGATCAGGCCCACGAGGTTGTGGACCTTGCCTCCGTGACCCGGGTGATCGGTGTCGCCGGCAGCATCACCACCGTGACGGCCCACGCGCTTGAACTTCCCGAGTACCAGCCGGAGCGCATCCACGGTGCAGATCTTGATATTGCCCAGATCGACGACGCCGCCACTTCCCTGCTGAACCTGACCCGCGCCGAACGTGCCGCCCTGCCATACATGCACCCCGGCCGCGTTGACGTCATCGGAGCCGGGGCTCTTATCTGGCGCACGATTCTTCGCCGACTGGTCGACGCAACGGAAGGACGCGTACGGACCGCGATCGCGAGCGAGCACGATATTCTTGACGGCATTGCCCTGAGCGCCGCCTCCTGA
- a CDS encoding septum formation initiator family protein, with protein MSTRRPSVPRTRVRADGQRQQTQPLKRPGSQGASAHAVPKSASSAQNPQAQNPPRESKAAERRKPTGSEARAAERSQLAGSIRTATAGFRRGSQPVIVPAEAAQPIPAKAFSGRLLALAVVLVTITVLLAPSIRTYLKQQAETTALQERIAALQQEQDDLETQIARWEDPAYIKQQARDRLFLVMPGETRYLVKGGTAVESSEEQQSAAAPEDLPWVDALWESVERAATD; from the coding sequence ATGTCCACCCGACGCCCCAGCGTTCCGCGCACCCGAGTGCGCGCGGACGGGCAGAGGCAGCAGACTCAGCCGCTGAAGCGCCCTGGCTCCCAGGGCGCTTCAGCGCATGCCGTACCGAAGTCGGCTTCATCTGCCCAGAATCCGCAGGCACAGAACCCCCCGCGTGAATCCAAAGCAGCAGAGCGCAGGAAGCCGACCGGCTCGGAAGCACGCGCAGCCGAGCGATCCCAGCTGGCAGGATCAATCCGTACCGCCACGGCCGGTTTCCGTCGCGGTTCCCAACCGGTGATCGTCCCGGCTGAGGCTGCCCAGCCGATTCCCGCGAAGGCGTTCTCGGGCAGGCTGCTGGCCCTCGCCGTCGTACTTGTCACCATCACGGTGCTGCTGGCACCGTCCATCCGGACCTACCTCAAGCAGCAGGCCGAAACAACAGCCCTCCAGGAGCGGATCGCAGCCCTGCAGCAGGAGCAGGATGATCTCGAAACGCAGATTGCGCGCTGGGAAGACCCGGCGTACATCAAGCAGCAGGCTCGGGACCGCCTGTTCCTCGTCATGCCCGGCGAAACCCGCTACCTCGTCAAGGGCGGCACTGCGGTTGAGTCCTCAGAGGAACAGCAGTCTGCTGCAGCTCCCGAGGACCTTCCCTGGGTGGATGCGCTTTGGGAATCAGTGGAGCGGGCAGCCACCGACTAA